The DNA region atatatatatatatatatatatatatatatatatatatatatatatatatatatatgtatgtatgtatatatatatatatatatgtatgtatatatatatatatatatatatatatatatatatatatatatatatatatatatatatatatgtatgtatgtatgtttgtatatgtatgttgtacCAGTCTGATACTTTTTGTCGACTTCTGCagattatttttgtttaattgtatATGTTTACCCGAATTGTTTTTCTATTTGGTTgtataaaaataaccataatgtGGAGCCTTGCCCCCAAGACAAAGGAAGTGGGTAGAAGCAGAAAATGGCGTTACTACACCTTTAAACACGACAGAGAGCCATGATATAGCCAAGGTCGGCCCACTCCTAATTACCGACCTGACCTGCCCACCCAGTACATGCATAGGCTTAGTGTATAACATTATATGTATCTCTTATACTCCTGGAAGAAGCAATACATTAAAAAGGCCTATGGCTTATTaatacttttccttcttcttccattccttgttgttcttttgtgaatgaatatgtttatgtgtatgtcaatgtatgcatgtgtgtatgtatgattatattggctgtacgtatgtatatacatatttatgattatatggactgtatgtatgcatgcatgtatgtactatgtatgcatatatgtatgtatgcatgcaggcATTCATGACGtacttatgtattgtatatgtatatatgtatgcagcaatctatctactatctatctatttacttatctatttatctatgtcctttattatccatcaatctatctgtccctccatccatccttccttacctccttccttccttccattcacctatctatcaatcattctatcagtctatgtatgtatgtatggttatatggattgtatgtatgcatgtatgtatgcatgtatgtatgtatgtatgtatgtatgtatgtatgtatgtatgaatgtatgtatgtatgtatgtatgtatgtatgtatgtatgtatgtatgtatgtatgtatgtatgtatgtatgtatgtatgtatgtatgtatgtatgtatgtatgtatgtatgtatgtatatatgtatgtatgtatgtatatatgtatgtatgtatgtatgtatgtatgtatgtatatatgtatgtatgtatgcatgtatgtatgtatgtatgtatgtatgtatatatgtatgtatgtatgtatgcatgtatgtatgtatgtatgtatgtatgtatatatgtatgtatgtatgtatgtatgtatgtatgtatctgtatgtatgatttTCTTTTGTAAGGATGAATCACTAAACACATAACATATAAAAATCCATATATTTCTCTTTACAAATTGGACAGAGtgtgaataaggaaaataaagagaaaaatgaaagatgagTAACAGATCAACACAAttaggaaataagagagaaaaagaaagaggaagaaaatggtttTCGTCTAAAAATCAGTAAAAATATTAAGAAGATATAAAAAGTAAAGAGACGTTCAcctgccctctcgccctctcccaaaataaaggaggaaaggaagaggtaagagggaagagggaagacaggaagaggggagaggtagggaaagggacaagggcaggaaaataaagagagaaatgagagaaaagagagagagagagagagagagagagagagagagagagagagagagagagagagagagagagaagagacaaagaaagggagagagagagatacaaagagaacaAGATCGCAAACAGCTTAATCAAAATAATCTTCAATATCAACATCGGGATTGAGGAGGTCCTCGCCATAGGAGGACAAGTCCATCTGGTTGAGGATGAGGTTCTCGAAGGTTTCCTCGAGGTCGGTCTCCCCAAGGAGCACCGCCCCCTGCATTCGCCCGTCCACCATCACGCACTTGATGTACTCCATTCCTGCAGCAGAAGAAAGGCAGAGTAGGGTCAATAAACCGTAACAAGTGTAGAATGTgagacatgaggaggaggaggaggaggaggaggaggaggaggaggaggaggaggaggaggaggaggagagggaggaggagagggaggaggaggaggagtaggagagggaggaggaggagtgggaggaggagagggaggaggagagggaggaggaggaggaggagagggaggaggaggaggaggaggaggagagagaggaggacgaggaagaggggaggaggaggagagagaggaggacgaggaggaggggaggaggaggaggaggaggagagggaagaggaggaggaggaggaggaggaggaggaggaggaggaggaggaggaggaggaggaggaggagacaagggaggaggaggaggagagggaggaggaggaggaggaggaggaagaggaggaggaagaagaggaggaagaggagggagaggaggaagaagaagaggaggaggaagaggaagaggaagaaagggaggaggaagaggaggagggagagggagagggagagggagagggagagggagagggagagggagggagagagagagggagagggagagagagagggagagggagagacagttgatattataataataataataataataataataataataataataataataataataataattacacacacacacataaaattacatatataactTTATCAAATCTCTTCCTATCCTAAGATGTTTAAACAAGCCATACATTTGACAGTATGAACTGCACCCACCAGAACCGCTTCCCCTACTGGACCCCATCGGCCAGCCTCACCTTTCGTGTATCTGAGGAGAATTTCGTACTTCCCCTCCAGCCCTTGGCCATTGAAGAGGCCCAGAATGATGACTTTGTAGCCGAAGAACCGGGTCGCGTGGGCAAAGAGCTCAAAGCAGAAATCCATGTAGATTTCTTCGCCTGAGAGCGATGCCCACATGCACTTCGCCGCGTAAGATCCCATTTGCCTTGCTTGCGTCCACAGCCTCATCTGCGGTgttcattttgttttaatttggGATAATTAACTAATTTTTCAAAATCATTTAACACATGACATATGGACAAAGCCTTCACTCACTAattcaaaaataattattatgatttcaatTCTTTACAACAAAGCGATCCTtcaaaaagagatgaaaatacataaaaataaataaaatctgcaTTGCACCAAAGCAATCCATACTCTAAACCGACCTGAAACCAATGCCGTGCCTTTTCCCAGCCAGGCGTGCAAGCGTCCCCCGCAGCATATACATTTTTCTCCGTTGTCTCCATCTGTTCGTTGATGACGAGGCCTCCATCCTCTCCTACGCTCAGGGTTATTTCCTTGGAGAAAGATGAGACAGAAATGGATATCATAAAACATACAACAGCTTCCTATAATAATTGATTTATTTTCCTTACGTGATAGATCAACTCACTAACTAACTTGAACTCTAAAGAACCTTGGTGCTAGTAGCCCACTGCACTTGTGTTTTTTAAACTTTTTGAAGATACAGTGATTAAGAAAAAACAGGTTTTTGAGATCCTCTTTAATACTTATCAAAAGAATGTCTGACATAGAAATACACATCATAAAAGGCTGACATTAGGATTATCGTATCACACAAGAATATCATTGAAAATTAAATCTCGTCAAAATCATTCAGTCCTTCAAAAGGAATCTAACTTCTAACTGGaaataatgtataatatttacTATAACATTTGATTAATAATATCTAACCATATCATCAACATATACCccattaccaatgataatgataatgatgaacgacaactgataataatgatgaatgataatgataatgatgacaacaacaacgacaataatgatgagaatgatgacaacggtgtttgtgtgtggaaagggagggggaggagggagataatgtTAATATCTTCATGTAGAGAACAACTTACCCGCTAGTAATTTTTCTACATTCGGTGTCACGCCTGTTGCCGACACGATGAAATCACAACCATAGACCTTGCCATCGGTTAGCTCCACATAGACAGGCCAGTCAACTGTAACATTTAATATGTGAAATAAGTGGAAACTcagcttgtattttttttcttttcttttcttttcttttctttcttataatatatatatatatatatatatatatatatgtatatatatatacatatatacatatatatataaaaaaaaaacatatatatatatatatatatatatatatatatatatatatatatatatatatacatatatacatatatacatatataaatatatacatatataaatatatacatatataaatgtatacatatatacatatatacatatatacatatatacatatatacatatcttatatgtatatgtatatgtatatgtatatgtatatgtatatgtatatgtatatatatatatatatacatatatatatatatatatatatatatatatatatatatatatatatatatatatatatatatatatatatatatatatatatatatatatatatatatatatatatatatatatatacatatatatatatatatatatatatatatatatatatatatatatatatatatatatatatatatatatatatatatatatatatatatatatatatatgaacacaatctatatatatatattatatacatttatctatatctatatctatatctacatctatatctatctatctatctatctatctacctatatatatctatatctatatctatatctatatctatatctatatctatccatatatatatatacatatatatgtatatgtatatgtatatgtatatgtatatgtatatgtatatgtatgtatatatatatatatatatatatatgtgtatgtgtatgtgtatgtgtatgtgtatgtgtatgtgtatgtgtatatgtatatatatgtatatatatgtatatatatgtatgtatatgtatgtatatgtatctatacatacatgtatacatatatgtatatatatatatgtatacatatatatatacatatatgtatatgtatatgtatatgtatataagtatatatgagcaTCAACCAACCTTCCTCCCCACTCAGCCTCGTTAGCTCTTTTCCCGACTGCCTGAATTTGTTTGGCTCGAGAatttccttcacctccacctctgtCTCGAGGGTGACGCTGCGCTGGTTGCTCCCCCTCAGCTCCAAGCCGGAGTGCCAGTCAGGACCCAAGGCTCCACCCATGACTGCCGAAACCCTCTGCTCCAACAAGAAAAACGGAAAATGAGAGTACGAAATGTATTTTGTTCTATTGCTTTTGGTAGTGTTAagcttttttttaagtatttagaGCTTCTCCAAAAACAGAAACAGTCTGAATAACTAAATTAACATTAACTGTATTCATACTATTTAACTATCAGACTAAGAAACACAAGTCTGTAGTCCACTCATGAACAATCTAGTGAATTTTCATTTATTAGTTCAATGAAGAAAAGATTTAGAAAATCTATAATATATTTTCTAtcataaagtaaaaaaacaattacaaaacctATATCCACTGTACATTCCATGCCTTTAACTTGTAATTTTGCCTCATTAAATCAAAAATCAATTCCCGATGCAAGTAGCAATACATCTTGCCTCCAGTACAGTAGCTACAAATTCCATCTAAGAGTGCATTAGTTAGCTCCACCTCCAAAGCATTAGCTTTATCTGCAGTACATTACTTCAACAGTATATTAGCAATTAATTCACCATACTTAACAATCACTAGCAGTTTCATCCCCTTTTCTGCTTGCTAGTCCTTgattcctgcttctccttcttatctaaAATAGATTTCTGTAAAAGCtcacctctttctcatccacGGTGTATTTCCGCCTCTTTGAAGGTCCAGTCACATCGCTCTTCTCCTTCGAAAGCTCAGATCGGAGGAACTCTGCAGCTCCAGGGTCAATGAAGTTGGCTGTCATGTGCTTGTCCTTTATGGCCCAGACAATCTCTATGCCTGCAATGcacggagaggaagggataaatacCACCAGTGCActtgatgaagaaaaggaaataacaaaagtGTTAATGAAAAAATACTTTCAAATACATTTaaagaaaggatgaggaagaaagagaaagaaagaaaatacagggGAAAAAAACTATAATTGAGATACAAAGAACAggcaagagacagaaaaaaattaaggtgagaaacacaaagaaacagaggaaacagtcaatgagagagaaagggggatagagtgTAACAAGACCAGTGTTTTCAACCTAGGATATCCTCAGGTTTTATTAGCATCCCATAGAATAAACACTATACACACCCTGATCGTCTATAaagtggttcccaaactttttttGGAGGGTGTTATTCAGCATTTGCTTTCAGTTATCCCTGACAGGAAAGGTACATAGATAACATGAAGAATACATGATACTTGTAgttaaggtatgaatgagattgaatatcttcacaatacatgtaactgactggttttgaatatatctatctatgtatttctgacaaagatattttcaaaaccggtcaaatacatctctttgtattgtgaagatattcattctcattcataccattctaCATTTGCCAAGATAAATACAGTTCAAAACATGATACATGGGTACACGggtgaaaaaaaaagtcatatagtCTTAAACCCAGCTAAGCAATTGGGTAGAATATAAAATAaactgagaaacagacagacaacagccaGAGAGAACACAAagtgagatggaagagagaaaagaaataaaacagaagaaaaagcaataaaagagaaaagaaacacaatCCATACAGAGACACGGACAGAAGTTTCGAAACCTTCCTAACCTAATCAATGGTCACAGTCTTTGGGTGTTAAAGACCTGTGAGACAAGAATTCTGACCATGACTAAACAACTAATCAAGGACCTCGCACAAAACACGGACAACTAGCTCACCTGTCACTTCGTACACCATCTCTGTCGCAATTCCTCCATTCCCCACAATCAATATTCTCCGAGCACCCTTCATTCTCGCCTGAAACTGGCACACGGATTCTGTGTCACGTATCCACATCACATAAGGGCTGTCTTCTGCTATGACTTTGGGAATCGCTCCGGTGCAAATGCATAGCTTTTTGTATTTGAATTTTTTGCCTGAGGATACGTAAACACACTGAAAAAACAAGATCGAGAGAGAATTGCTGATTAACATCAAAACTCttcccgtatttttttttttacaccaccTGTAATATaattcaatcttttttttctttaaattcataAATGTCTTATCTTCCaggtgaataaaagaataaataacaaatacagtAACAATACAATAAATAGTTTGTCTCAGTGAGTTTAATGCATAAATATCCAATGCCCTTTGATCTAATCTAATCCTAATATGAAAATAACCCCAATGAAAACAAGTAAATCTCTTCGTAAGATATGCCGAGGACAATTCATATTTCACTAAAAATACTCATTATGATTGCCCCTACACAGAAATCTTTAAACAAGGTCTCTGCTTAATCGTTACAAAAGAGAATAAACCTGGCAAAAAAAATTCAGTACAATCCACTACAGAATTATATCCCTTTCCTTCACACCTGTTCTTTTGCATCGAGCCTTTCCACAGCGTCTCGGATAACAGTGACGTTGGGGCACTGATTCTCTAAATACTCGGCATTCCTCTCTTCCACATCAAAGGCATCAAGTGTTTTCGTTAGTGGCAGGACGTTGGTGACTGCCTTGATGAGTGCCGAGGCAGTGATGACTAATGTTCTCTCCTCTGGATGTAGGATATACAACTGTAAAGACAAACTAATGagttacctaaaaaaaaaaacattatactaTTCCCTatatctttttcacttttttcaacaaatcaaaaaaataaactaCTGTATAATATAAGCCCAACAGGTCAACCTCTAGCAAATTTTCCTAATATAATATCAGTACTAACTCCATTTCTCCTTACTAGTGTACCAATACAAATTAGTTTATCtcaaaaaaatcttcaaaatagTTTTCAATTCTTCAAAGGAAAAAGGCAATAACTATCTTGTGTGAATTGGTTGCCAAGCCTCATTCCAATATGCAGATCACTCTAAATATTATAAAAGATAATCAGAGACAATATTGACGTTCTGTTGCTTTTCCTATATTCTCTGAAACATAAATATAGGCATCAAAATAGCAGGAATCACTTAAATAATCCCATAATCCCagcatatgaatacatactatgcatgtatagatataactCAGTTGCTGACAGTACTTAATACAATCTCTTCAAAAGTGTTGGAGAGCATATATAAAGATTAAAGTTATAGTTGAAACAAAGTTTTCTGACACTG from Penaeus vannamei isolate JL-2024 unplaced genomic scaffold, ASM4276789v1 unanchor522, whole genome shotgun sequence includes:
- the Pyroxd1 gene encoding pyridine nucleotide-disulfide oxidoreductase domain-containing protein 1; translated protein: MAEVENYTYVVVGGGIAGVTCAEHLYILHPEERTLVITASALIKAVTNVLPLTKTLDAFDVEERNAEYLENQCPNVTVIRDAVERLDAKEQCVYVSSGKKFKYKKLCICTGAIPKVIAEDSPYVMWIRDTESVCQFQARMKGARRILIVGNGGIATEMVYEVTGIEIVWAIKDKHMTANFIDPGAAEFLRSELSKEKSDVTGPSKRRKYTVDEKERVSAVMGGALGPDWHSGLELRGSNQRSVTLETEVEVKEILEPNKFRQSGKELTRLSGEEVDWPVYVELTDGKVYGCDFIVSATGVTPNVEKLLAGNVGEDGGLVINEQMETTEKNVYAAGDACTPGWEKARHWFQMRLWTQARQMGSYAAKCMWASLSGEEIYMDFCFELFAHATRFFGYKVIILGLFNGQGLEGKYEILLRYTKGMEYIKCVMVDGRMQGAVLLGETDLEETFENLILNQMDLSSYGEDLLNPDVDIEDYFD